A region of Thiofilum sp. DNA encodes the following proteins:
- a CDS encoding LutB/LldF family L-lactate oxidation iron-sulfur protein gives MKTEFRIQVDQALGKQDVRAHFRKAMDTLMTNRRNQFPDNAELQRLRDQAQVIRANALSKLPELLEQLEANLTQNGIHVHWAETTDEANDIVLKIMQKHNATWMIKGKSMVSEEMGLNHFLESKGIEALESDLGEFIIQLDGETPSHIIMPAIHKSKEQIAKLFNEKFPDIPYTEDVDTLTRTARDILREKFYNAPVGLSGVNFAVAETGTLCLVENEGNGRMSTTIPPVHIAVTGIEKVVEKFSDIPPLLSILPRSATGQPITTYFNMISSPRKQGEKDGPEEVHLVLLDNGRSRIYSDPELLATLRCIRCGACINHCPVYVRIGGHSYGTVYPGPIGTILEPQKSGLSVHGELVQASSLCGACGEVCPVRIPIPNIINRLRYEGVHQEESSVLDAGSKRKPMEAITWKAWSWAATHPSMYNLGSNLATQVRKLVPNHLGAWTSVRTAPAIADKTLHQQLKALGVDHE, from the coding sequence ATGAAAACTGAATTTCGTATCCAAGTCGATCAAGCACTCGGCAAACAAGACGTTCGCGCCCATTTCCGTAAGGCGATGGACACCTTAATGACCAATCGGCGTAATCAATTTCCCGATAATGCTGAGTTGCAACGCCTACGTGATCAAGCCCAAGTGATTCGTGCTAATGCCTTAAGCAAGCTACCCGAATTACTTGAACAATTAGAAGCCAATCTGACCCAAAATGGTATTCACGTCCATTGGGCTGAGACAACAGATGAAGCTAATGACATCGTGCTTAAAATCATGCAAAAGCATAATGCGACTTGGATGATTAAGGGTAAGTCGATGGTTTCGGAGGAAATGGGCTTAAATCATTTTCTCGAATCTAAAGGCATTGAAGCACTGGAGTCGGATTTAGGCGAGTTCATCATTCAACTAGATGGTGAAACACCTTCACACATTATTATGCCCGCGATTCATAAGAGCAAAGAGCAGATTGCTAAGCTTTTCAATGAGAAATTCCCCGATATTCCCTATACCGAAGATGTGGATACTTTGACCCGCACGGCTCGCGATATTTTGCGCGAGAAGTTTTATAACGCGCCCGTAGGCTTGTCTGGGGTGAATTTTGCGGTCGCAGAAACAGGTACTCTGTGCCTCGTGGAAAACGAGGGTAATGGGCGTATGTCAACCACCATTCCCCCCGTGCATATTGCCGTGACGGGGATTGAGAAGGTGGTGGAAAAGTTCAGTGATATTCCACCGCTTCTAAGCATTTTGCCGCGCTCTGCGACGGGACAGCCGATCACTACTTATTTCAATATGATCTCTAGCCCACGCAAACAAGGCGAGAAAGACGGCCCCGAAGAGGTGCATTTAGTACTGCTCGATAATGGGCGCTCACGTATTTATTCTGACCCTGAGTTACTCGCCACTTTGCGCTGTATTCGCTGTGGGGCGTGTATTAATCATTGTCCGGTCTATGTGCGCATTGGGGGACATAGTTATGGCACAGTGTATCCGGGACCTATTGGCACCATTTTAGAGCCGCAAAAATCCGGTTTAAGTGTGCATGGCGAATTAGTCCAAGCCTCCTCGCTCTGTGGTGCATGTGGTGAAGTGTGTCCGGTACGTATTCCGATTCCGAATATTATTAATCGTTTGCGCTACGAAGGAGTACATCAAGAGGAGAGCAGTGTGTTAGATGCAGGCTCTAAGCGTAAGCCAATGGAAGCGATTACTTGGAAGGCGTGGTCGTGGGCTGCAACTCATCCGAGTATGTATAACCTAGGCAGTAACCTAGCCACTCAAGTACGTAAGTTAGTGCCCAATCATTTGGGCGCATGGACAAGTGTGCGCACTGCTCCCGCTATTGCCGATAAAACTTTGCATCAACAGCTTAAAGCTTTAGGAGTCGATCATGAGTGA
- a CDS encoding lactate utilization protein, whose protein sequence is MSEARSHIFQRLRAVPRPEVDTTGRDYIPIYQWDKAERIKRFTERMQAVRAEVHHCDRSSWLSKVAELCRVKGLTNLLVSPTTEWGQALYQQAESLPSLTGYDQPIEAWKQEMFYGIDASLTSTLGGIAETGSLILWPNSDEPRMMSLVPPVHFAILDTEQLYTTFAEAVQAQDWLAQGMPTNALLISGPSKSADIAQVLAYGVHGPKELVVILV, encoded by the coding sequence ATGAGTGAAGCTCGTAGCCACATTTTCCAACGCTTACGCGCTGTGCCTCGCCCTGAAGTCGATACCACTGGACGTGATTACATTCCTATCTATCAATGGGATAAGGCAGAGCGCATTAAACGCTTTACTGAGCGTATGCAAGCGGTTAGAGCCGAAGTCCATCACTGTGATCGAAGCTCGTGGCTCAGCAAAGTCGCTGAGCTGTGTAGGGTTAAGGGCTTAACTAATTTATTGGTTTCCCCTACGACTGAATGGGGGCAAGCGCTTTATCAACAAGCTGAATCCTTGCCTAGTTTAACAGGCTATGACCAACCGATTGAGGCTTGGAAGCAAGAAATGTTTTACGGCATTGATGCGAGCCTTACGAGTACGTTGGGTGGTATTGCAGAAACAGGTTCCTTGATACTCTGGCCGAATAGTGACGAGCCACGCATGATGTCGCTCGTGCCGCCCGTGCATTTTGCTATTTTGGATACGGAGCAGCTCTATACTACATTTGCCGAGGCAGTACAGGCGCAAGATTGGCTAGCACAAGGTATGCCGACTAATGCACTGCTGATTTCAGGTCCTTCAAAGTCGGCTGATATTGCTCAAGTCTTAGCTTACGGAGTGCATGGACCTAAGGAGCTGGTAGTCATTTTGGTTTGA
- the aceE gene encoding pyruvate dehydrogenase (acetyl-transferring), homodimeric type: MSTHPHDIDPQETHEWQEAIEVVAERSGAERAKYLLEQTAHAAYEVGVEPPDTHTPYINTIPVDQQPTYPGDLEIERNILRALRWNATAMVVRANRKPAEPGGHIASFQSSAIFYEVGYNHFWKGHNHPNGSDMLFIQGHTAPGTYARAFLEDRISADQLENFRIESQGKGLSSYPHPYLMPDFWQFSTVSMGLGPIMAIYQARFLKYLEHRGFAKIADKHSEGRKVWAFLGDGEMDEPESQGAISLGSRECLDNLIFVVNCNLQRLDGPVRGNGKIVQELEGNFRGAGWNVIKVLWGSGWDRLLAKDTKGLLRKRMMECVDGEYQNFKNKGGAYTREHFFGKYPELKEMVADMTDDQIYYDLLRGGHDQEKIFAAYTEAVNTVGRPTVILMHTVKGYGMGEAGEGMNISHQQKKLSSDQLRKLRDRFRIPVTEEQVENASFYKPAPESLEMKYLHERRKALGGYLPNRPQNFETLAIPSLTELFDALLKETGERTLSTTMAMVRVMVSVARHKELGPRLVPIVPDESRTFGMEGMFRQVGIYAPDGQLYEPMDATDIMPYRESSKGQLLQEGINEAGAMSSWVAASTSYANNHVMMIPVYIFYSMFGFQRIGDLAWAAGDMLARGFLIGGTSGRTTLNGEGLQHQDGHSQLFAGFIPNCMSYDPTFAYEVAVIFHDGMKRMYEQGQNVFYYITTLNENYSMPAMPEGAEEGIIKGMYAFNKADGTGKHRVQLMGCGSILREVIAAAELLKSDWNIDADIWATPSLNEVARDGMACERWNLLHPDQEPRLPWITQCLQGAEGPVIASTDYIRQFTEQVRAFVPNPYYTLGTDGFGRSDSRQALRHHFEVDRYYVAVTALKALADQHKSSTATDKITASTVLAAMAKYNIDPEKPNPLYA; encoded by the coding sequence ATGAGCACTCATCCACACGATATTGACCCGCAAGAAACTCATGAATGGCAAGAAGCCATCGAAGTCGTCGCTGAACGCTCTGGTGCAGAGCGAGCCAAATACCTATTAGAACAAACGGCTCATGCTGCCTATGAAGTAGGCGTTGAACCTCCCGATACTCATACACCGTATATCAATACTATCCCCGTCGATCAACAGCCTACCTATCCGGGTGATTTAGAAATCGAACGTAATATCCTGCGTGCTTTACGTTGGAATGCGACCGCGATGGTAGTCCGTGCCAACCGTAAACCCGCCGAACCCGGTGGTCATATTGCCTCCTTCCAATCTTCTGCCATTTTTTACGAAGTAGGCTATAACCACTTCTGGAAAGGTCATAATCACCCTAATGGCAGCGATATGCTGTTTATTCAAGGACATACTGCACCGGGTACTTATGCCCGCGCCTTTCTTGAGGATCGTATTAGCGCCGATCAATTAGAAAATTTCCGTATTGAATCACAAGGTAAAGGCTTATCGTCTTATCCTCACCCCTACTTAATGCCGGACTTTTGGCAATTCTCCACCGTATCGATGGGCTTAGGCCCGATTATGGCGATTTACCAAGCGCGTTTTCTAAAGTATTTGGAGCATCGTGGTTTTGCCAAGATTGCTGATAAGCATAGCGAAGGACGCAAAGTCTGGGCCTTCTTGGGCGATGGTGAAATGGATGAGCCAGAATCACAAGGTGCGATTTCATTAGGCTCACGCGAGTGCTTAGATAACCTCATTTTTGTGGTCAACTGTAACCTACAACGTCTCGATGGCCCTGTACGTGGTAATGGCAAAATTGTCCAAGAGCTAGAAGGTAATTTCCGAGGCGCGGGTTGGAATGTCATTAAAGTACTATGGGGTTCCGGTTGGGATCGTCTCCTTGCTAAAGATACTAAAGGTTTATTACGTAAGCGCATGATGGAGTGCGTGGACGGTGAATACCAAAACTTTAAAAACAAAGGGGGCGCTTATACTCGCGAACATTTCTTTGGTAAGTATCCTGAATTAAAAGAAATGGTCGCCGATATGACCGACGACCAAATTTATTATGATTTATTACGCGGTGGTCATGATCAAGAAAAGATTTTTGCTGCGTACACTGAAGCGGTCAATACTGTAGGTCGCCCCACTGTGATCCTCATGCATACCGTTAAAGGTTACGGTATGGGTGAAGCGGGTGAAGGGATGAATATCAGCCACCAGCAAAAGAAACTCAGCTCGGATCAACTACGTAAATTACGTGATCGCTTTAGAATTCCGGTGACGGAAGAGCAAGTAGAAAATGCTTCATTCTATAAGCCTGCACCTGAATCGTTAGAAATGAAGTATCTGCACGAGCGTCGTAAAGCGTTAGGTGGCTACTTACCCAATCGTCCACAAAACTTTGAAACCTTGGCGATTCCGAGCCTAACTGAATTATTTGATGCGCTGTTGAAAGAGACGGGCGAACGTACTTTGTCGACCACGATGGCGATGGTGCGGGTGATGGTATCTGTTGCTCGTCATAAAGAATTAGGTCCACGCCTTGTTCCGATTGTACCGGATGAATCGCGTACTTTTGGTATGGAAGGGATGTTCCGTCAAGTCGGTATCTATGCTCCCGATGGTCAGCTTTATGAACCCATGGATGCCACCGACATTATGCCCTATCGTGAATCCTCTAAGGGGCAATTGCTCCAAGAAGGCATTAATGAAGCGGGTGCTATGTCTTCATGGGTTGCGGCCTCCACTTCTTATGCCAATAATCATGTGATGATGATTCCGGTGTATATCTTCTACTCTATGTTTGGTTTCCAACGTATTGGCGATCTGGCATGGGCGGCGGGTGATATGCTAGCACGCGGCTTCTTGATTGGAGGTACTTCGGGGCGTACTACCCTGAATGGTGAAGGGTTACAACATCAGGACGGTCATAGCCAATTATTCGCAGGCTTTATCCCTAACTGTATGTCTTATGATCCGACCTTTGCCTATGAAGTCGCGGTAATTTTCCATGACGGTATGAAGCGCATGTATGAACAAGGTCAAAACGTGTTCTATTACATCACTACCCTGAATGAAAACTACTCTATGCCCGCTATGCCAGAAGGTGCAGAAGAAGGCATTATCAAAGGGATGTATGCCTTCAACAAGGCAGATGGTACAGGTAAACATCGCGTTCAATTAATGGGTTGCGGCTCTATTTTACGCGAAGTGATTGCAGCGGCTGAATTGCTCAAAAGCGATTGGAATATTGATGCTGATATTTGGGCCACTCCTAGCCTCAATGAAGTGGCACGCGATGGTATGGCTTGTGAGCGTTGGAACTTATTACATCCTGATCAAGAGCCACGCTTACCTTGGATTACTCAATGCTTACAAGGAGCTGAAGGTCCAGTGATTGCCTCGACTGACTATATCCGTCAATTCACTGAGCAAGTGCGTGCCTTTGTACCTAATCCGTATTACACCTTAGGCACGGATGGTTTTGGTCGCTCGGATAGTCGTCAAGCATTACGCCATCACTTTGAAGTAGATCGC